In Capricornis sumatraensis isolate serow.1 chromosome 2, serow.2, whole genome shotgun sequence, the DNA window tttgtatgcactgggaaaccaggaAGAATTGTGGGACTCTTTTCATTGCGATAATTGTTTtactgcagtggtctggaactgaacctgcaatatctccaaggtatgcctgtaatTTAGATGACTCCCTTGCCTTTGTTCTAATCCTGGGTCTTAATAAACATCGTATTGTTTTTCCAGAAAGAGACAAGCAGTGCCCTGACCCATGCTGGAGCCCATCTTGACCTCTCTGCATTCTCCTCCTGGGAGGTATGTTTTCTTTAGCCTGTGCTGGTCTTGCCTGTTCACGCCTCAGAGGGGTCACTTGATCTCCTAACGCTACAGACTTATTATGGTAAGACACACATCCTTGAGATAAGCATCTATGAAGAAtgtagaaagatgaaaaaaaagctTATCCAATTTCTCTGAACACTGTTAACTGAAAATTAACCATCTTAAGCTATAGTGGAGGTAGTGGAACACAGCCAGTATGGTTACGGGTGAACTTAATCACAGAGTCTGTCCTTTGGAGAGTTGGAGCATCCTGCTAGGAGACTGGCTATGGAATGTGTGGTCTTGCCAGTGTTTTAGGAACACCCACACACCAGCCTGCAAACCTAAGTTTGAGCATTTGTTGCTTCTCCAagtctatttatataaaattgtaaCTTGTTTCTTTCGTATAGGAGTTGGCCTCCCTGGGTCTGGACAGATTAAAATCTGCACTCCTAGCTTTAGGCCTGAAGTGTGGCGGGTAAGAGACTGATTTTTCTATCAGAACTGTCTCGTTTACTTTGAGTTTCGCAATCTTCTCcacactgcaaagagaagcaagCCTAGATGGTAAAGTAATCCTGAAATCCTTTGCCCCTGTGTCTCCTTAGGACCCTAGAAGAGCGAGCCCAGAGGCTATTCAGCACCAAAGGAAAGTCCCTCGAGTCACTCGACACCTCCCTGTTTGCCAAAAATCCCAAGACAAAGGGCACCAAGCGGTAAGTGGCGGGGAGGGGGCACCTCTGCTTacattttaagctttttattccCGTGCAGAATTCGTACCACATCAGAAATTTTAAAGCCCATTTTATCACTGCTATTGATCCATCCGGCTCCAGTctgctctttttctctgctaatggCAGACAGTTCTCTCATCGTGACTATAAACCAAGGACAGTCTATACTCAGGTGTCTGAGAGTGGGTGACGTCTCTAAAGTTGAAACTGTACCCCAGGTATATTTTGTTACCTCTGTAGGTTATAGAGGGTAAGTTGGTTCAAAAATGTTCGTCTAAGTGCATTTTTGCTGGTAACAGTTGAATCTGTTCCTGACCCACATGCTTGTACAGGGTATTTTTTTTATATGTGATTTGGCTAATTCTCAAAACAAGCTTGAAAAGTATTTGTTATCCTCATCTTTGACAGATAAGGACTTGGAAGAGTTATACCTGTTATCTCACAGTTACTAAGTAGCAAGACTTGGGCCCAAGTCTGCCTGTTCCAGAGCTTGCCCTTCTGTACCACATTTCCTTTGTATAGGAATTTAAATACCTGGACATGCCTTTCACTCTCTAGAATGAGGTCAAAGAGGAAGCTTCTATGCAGTCTAAGAAATAATCTCAAGAAAaatgcctggcagtccagtggtttagactgcTCGCTTCCACTGtagagggcttgggtttgattcttgggaaactaagatcctgcaagccacatatcatggccaaaaatttttttttaattaaaaataaataaatatcaacaaGTCCTGAGCTGAACAGAACATTTGCTTTCACAACGTGGTGTTTCTCTTGTGCTTGTAATTTTAGATGCTCCTATGGAATAAATATTCCCAGATATAGAGAACATGGCATTGGGTGAAAGAACCCTTAAGTGATATAGTTTGTTTCTTATTTCCAGAGACACTGAGAGGAACAAAGACATTGCTTTCCTTGAAGCCCAGATATACGAATATGTAGAGATTCTTGGGGTAAGTGACTCTGCTGAGGGCTGTAAATGCTCCAAGTTGTGGAAGTAAGAGAGCTATAAACTTGTAGGATATTTTTTACGATTGCAAGAGAAAATGCATAGATCAAACTACTTTAGCCGAAAATTGTGTTCTCCCATGGTATTTAGCCCTTCACCGAGGTCCTGTTCTGTTGTTAGGGGTCTGTTGTTAGGTGACATTCCTAGGTTTGCCCAATCCCCTGAGGCTGGGTGGGAGAGTAGACTCCCCTCTCCATGTAGAATCCAGATTCTTTCCCTGAGCTCCAGAATAGAGCTAGGGGTGACCCAGGAAGCAGACACTCAAAAGGCATGTAAGGTGTGACTAGAGTCATCTGTTGGCTCCCTCTTTTACACCTGCTTTGGATAAAAGGAGGTTAGCCAGACGTTGGATACGTGGGATGCTTATACTCTCCACAGGGAACTAGGACTGTGCGAGTGTGGGCAGCAGTCTGAGTTGCCACTCCTCTTTAAAGACGACTGAGGCTAATCTTTGCCCCTGACATAGGTGTGCCCACAGCAGCAGCTCTTCATGAATGACTTTCTCTGAAAAGGCGTAACTTACTTGTTCACAGGGTTGGAGCAACTTACATGTTACTAGGTTTGGAGGTTAGTGGTACAGAACTGGCTGTGAGCTGCTCCTTGAGTATTTTTTCAAGAAGAAGCCTAAGGGGGTTACAGGTACAAAAAGGCCTACCCAACCAAGATGCTTATCTTAGAGAAAGTTGGGGGAGGAGCAGGAGAAAATGATTCTCTTTCAGGGAAGAGAAGGTGGAAGATGGTCATTGTCTCTGGGAGTGCTGCAGAGAGGACCAGCCTTTCTGAGTGTCTGCTTTGTGCAGTTTTCAACTGCTCTCAGAACCTTTTCCTTTCCAGATGCTCACATGGTGCTTTGAGTAGGTGGTTCTGGTTCAGATAGCTGGTCCACATGTCTTTGTCTCTTGCCCTTGTTTGATGACCACGTGTATAATAACTCATAAAAGTAGAGTCATTGTTGGATCCCACTGGTATAACTCCTTTGGATGAAAGGGATTAGCTAGACATTGGATATGTGGGATACTTATACTCTCCACACTGAACTAGGACTGTGCTAGTGTGggcccgtggactgcaaggaggttcagccagtccatcctaaaggagatcagtcctaggtgttcattggaaggactgatgttgaagctgaaactccagtactttggccacctcatgcgaagagctgactcatttgaaaaaaccctgatgctgggagggattggggacaggaggagaaggggacaacagaggatgagatggttggatggcatcaccgacttgatggacatgggtttgggtggactcctggagttggtgatggacagggaggcctggcatgctgcggttcatggggtcgcaaagagtcagacacgactgagcgactgaactgaactgagtgtgggCAGCAGACTGAGTCGCCGGTCCTTTGAAGACAAATGCGAGGCTCATCTGTGCCCCTGACGTAAGGTGTGCCCACAACTCCTACCTTTGAGAGCATTTTGCTTTCCCCGCCAGGAGGTGGCACTATTCTCCTTGGAATTCCAGCCAGTTCCAGCCAAAATGAGTTCCGAAAGTTGATCTTGTTATGAATTGGTATTATTTTTACCATTGCTTCACCATTTACTGACACCTCTTGGTTTCCAAATATTATGCTAAATCTTTGAATACAGTCGTGAATGTGACATAGCCTCTTACCCTTGAAAAGCCCAGTTTGTGACTGAGGGCTACAGATAACTGCAGTATAATGTGATGTTTACTGTAATACTTTGAGATTGGGTGTTCTAAGTATAAAGAGGGAGATTAAGATGTTTGAGGTAGAGGAAACAGCAAATATGAAGGTAAAATTACTATGAAaggaaataatgagaaaacaaaccATTGTCCTTGGGTATGTCTGGTGAGGGATGGTGTAGTCAGAGAAAAATTTGGAAAGTTATTGTATGTTGGGAGGTTGGACCTTTAAGTAGCAGAAAGCAGATTAAAGTGTTTTTAAGCAAAGTGTGCCACGAGATTGGTTTTCTCCAGCAGATAAATCTGGGGACAGCATGGAAGCTAGACTGGAGTGAGGACAGACTCGGAGCAAGTTGGAACGTTGTCACCTTGGTGAGGGCAATAACagtgggaaagagaaaggaagactgATTCAGGGAACGGTTTAGGGACAGAAGAGAAAAGACTTCTATTCTGCGATTGTCTGTGGCCTCAGATGACTAACTAGGCAAGTGCTAGGTTTAACTTTttccgttttgttttgttttgactttttcCTTTAAGATAAGGAAAGGTCTGCTGAAGAGGAATTCTGTTTGAAAGCAAGACTTTCCTTTTGTGCAAGAAAGAAAACTTGATCCTTAAAAATGAAGGATCAACAAAGGTTATAGGAAAACAGGAAATTTCCCTTTTTGTTCTGCACTCTTCTCTCACCTCCCTtttcattcatggacctgacatagGAGCAGCGACATCTCACTCATGAAAACGTACAACGCAAGCAGGCCAGAACTGGAGAAGAgcgggaagaggaagaggaagagcagatcagtgagagtgaaagtgaagatgaagaGAATGAGATCATTTACAACCCCAAAAACCTGCCCCTGGGCTGGGACGGCAAAGTAAGTCCTCCGCTGCCCTCTTCCCCCCTTCTCTCATTTTGGCAGCACATGCAGACACTGGCctaatactgtttttcttttgtctgatTTCTTTTAGCCCATTCCTTACTGGTTGTATAAGCTTCATGGCCTAAATATCAACTATAACTGTGAGATTTGTGGGAACTATACCTACCGAGGTCCTAAGGCCTTCCAGCGGCACTTTGCTGTAAGAAATTTGGCGCTTCTCCTGGATGTGGAAGCTTGAAACATGAGTCTTTTAGAGAAGAGGATAGGAGCAGCCTGAGAGGATCCCTAGCGTCCAGAGCTAGAGAGAATCAGAGAAGGAGTGGACATAAAGTCCAGCGTGTGGCATTTGGCTTCTGGCAGCAGTGCCAGCCTTGGGTTGCACCTGAAATGGTTTCTGGAGGCATTCCACTATTTGAACCGTGTTCCGTTTTTTCTTGCTTGCCCTTCCTGCCTTTCTAACTCGTTggtcatttctctctcttctgttgCTGGTactcaataccaaagaaagggCTGACCGCCTCCTTCTTTGGGTCTTAAATGGGCCTTTgcctcttggaaaaaaaaaaaaaaaaaagaggatgacATTTATCAAGCTATTCTTGAGAGAAGGCATTATCTGGGTGGTACTCCAGTAAGTGAATTCAGCCTTGTTTTGTTTCTACCTTCAGTTCTCAGTACTTGGAGGGAAATTTTACAGAATAGAAGACATGCTAGATGTAGCCAAGAATGGAGAATGTGTGTGAATTCCTCTTTGTCTTCCTCAGATGTGCATATTACTGATTCTGGGGCCTTTTCTGCCAAACTCCAGTAGTCTCTAAGTCTTTCTCAGTACCACCTCCAGTGAATTGGAATTGGCATCCAGGGCCCATGCCATCTGCCATCCCTGAGCCATACTGTCATTGCATTAGCCTCCCTTCTTGGTCTCTTTCATATCCTTGCTTGTACCTGATGAACAGTCTTCTCCTTTACTTCTAAAGATGACACTGACTTGCCATCAGTAATGCTTACACATGCTGGTGGTGGGGGTTGCATAGGAGGTAAGTGATGAGTTAAGAGTTGTGGTCTTGACACAGATTTTGTCTGGATCTAGGTTTTATAAACCTGCCCAGTGAGGCAGACATACAGTGCTGCTTTGAAGTAACTGCCTCTTGTCAGTCATAGCCAGTTGTCTACAGACAGGAACCTCAAAAGGAATACTGCCTTTAGGTGGAGCCTTTTGCAAAGGATTAGGGAAGGTTTTTGAGTGGGATGGGGTTAGTGCTGTGTGTCCAGTCAGTCCTATTTCATGCTGTCCTCTTGCTTCTCTCCTCCCAGGAGTGGCGCCATGCTCACGGCATGAGGTGTTTGGGCATCCCAAATACTGCCCACTTTGCTAATGTGACACAGATTGAAGACGCGGTCTCCTGTAAGTAATTATTTATTGTTCCCGAGGTCAGAGCGACAGTTCACTGTCCCAGTATTGTCGTGTGTCCAGGCCTAAGGGCAGCAGGTTGTGGTGTATACAGACTACTACAGTCCTATAGTTACTGCTTTTTCAGGGGATGGATTAGCCAGGAGTACTGATTCTTTCCCCCTTGAGAAGAGCTCTGTACTGAGTATAAAACTGCTTTTAACTGGGTTCTGTGAACTCCCGGGTATGCAAGATTTTGAGTGAATGAGTGTATGTGTATTTTCTGAATTGGTTTTACTGTGTTAAGAACTGCAGatacaaaggaagaaataaaagtgatCTTGGTAAGCTTATTTCTGAGGTGACAGGGCAGATACACAGCAACATGGCAGCAAAATACTCTCAGAGAAAAAGCCAAGCTCAGCGTGTGTCCAGGAATGTGGTGTTGAAGCTCCCAGGAACCTCAGGCTTCCTGGCCACCTGGCCATGGTAGATTTTTCCATCTTCCtcacagttttccttctttttctttttttggtcatgTTTTCACTGTCAGTAGGTTAGACTGTTAGGAAAAGAATTTTACCACTCCACTTTGCTAAGTTTCAGGCGCTGCCTCTTAGCATATCACACTACTCTGCTGCCTGGTCAGCTAACTGATCTGGCTTCCACCTCTGGGGTTCAAATCCTCCATGGTAGAGCCAAGTAGAAGTGACCTAAAGGGTTCCACAATCCCTGACTTAACCCCAGGGAGTTCCAGGGACTCTTCCATTGAGTTTCTTGAGTGTGGTAAGCTTTGGGGactcttttttgctgttttgtctCTATGCATTTACAAGTCAGGATCATACAGTTCCTCTGATCAGAATTAAAATATATCAGATTATCCAGTTAGCCTCTTTTCATTTTTGCCCTTCACTCTGTTTAGAGGAAATTAAAATAGTAATGAAATTTCATAGAATCATAATACTGCATTTTGAATGCTGTCACatttttagatttgttttctaGCTGCATATAACTAATAAGTAGATCATGACTGGGCGGAAAGGGGagcatattttcttaaatatgtcCTGTAGATTGCCTGAGTTGATTTATTACTTGATACCTTGAAATTGTAATGTAATACCTTACATTATTTTAGGCTTACAATCAGGTTCAACTGcaaaaacatgttttaattaattttattccatgtatttatttttcctaagcATTGCCCCCAAATCTTAAATGTTAAGTAGAAGCAGGCAATAAGTCTTCCTTGCCTGAGTGCTGTTTTTAAAGACTACGTGATGCAGCCTCACTAATTTTAAGGTTGGCTTATGATTTTATTATCACATTTCACGAAAGAAAGGTgataacatttttattacttttgattAGGCTCGGATAAAACAgcatttctgaattatttcataCTGagtggtagttttttttttttttaatgtagttattTATCCTGTTAGAATTCTGTttagaagttttgttttttacattcatagataaaagatgtgctttttgctttgctttcagaCACTTGTCAGATTTAGGAATCAAAGCCATATTTATGTCATAAAGTCAGTCTGATTACATGCTACATTCTCTTCTGTCATTTGAAACTATATAGAGATTACTTCCTCATAGAAAGGTACTTCTCTGAGAAGACTCTCTAGTTAATAGCCCATATGATTCCTTGATTTAGTATGACAAAGTagaaaattcaatatttttattctgcattttactatttcctttttcctattaATACTTTCTTTGATCTTGTTACTTTGTTCAAAAACTTACTTTTTTTGGAGATACGTTGatatcatattagtttcaggtgtataacagtgattcaaaattttatagATTGTGCTGcgtttaaagttataaaatactaGGAAattccctagcggtccagtggctgggacttccTGCTTTCACTGCAAGAGGGCCCAGATTtggcccctggtctgggaactaagatcctccaagtcacacaggaaaaaaaaaaaaaaacttatattgGCGATATTCCTTGTACTGCACAACATATCCCTgtagcttgtttattttatacattgtagtttgtgcctcttaatcccctGTCCTTACCTTGCCACTCCCATCGCCCCTGCCCTgcctttccccactggtaaccacaagttctctgtatctgtgaatctgcttctgttttgttatattcatttgttggttttattttttaggttccacatatgagggataatatatagtatttgtctttttctgcctcacttatttcactaagcataatgccctCCGGGTCCGTCATGTTGTTGCATATaacacaatttcattcttttttatggctgagtagtattccattgtgtgtatgtgtgtgcatgtatatctatctatctgtatataccacatcttcttttgggcttccctggtagcacagatggtaaagaatctgcctgcagtgcaggagacctggcttcgatgtctgggtcaggaagatcccttggagaaggtaatggcaacccagtccagtattcttgcctggagaatgccatggacagagaagcctggcagctacagtccacagggtcgcaaagagttgcacacgactgagcaactaacacactcacacacactccatctcctttattcatttgttgatggactttaaggttgcttccctgtctagACTATTGTAAAGAAGGCTGCTATGAATGTTgggagtacatgtatcttttcaaattagtgtttttgttttcttctgttgtataccggggagtggaattgctggatcatatgctagTTGTTcatagttttttgaggaacctccgtactgttctccatagtggctgcaccagtttacactcccactaacagtgtaagggTACCATTTTTGTACATTTTCATCAGTATTTGTTATCTGTGGTGTTTTTGATGACagctattctgacaggtgtgaggtgatacctctttgtggttttgatttgcatttctctgacagttggtgatattgagcatcttttcatgtgcctgttagccatctgtatgtcttctttggaaaaatacctatTCAGAttgtctgcccattttttaaccaggtttttttttttttttttctattaagttgtatgaggagtttatgtattttgaatagTAACCCTTTATCAGTaatatcatttataaatattttctcctgttcagtaGTTTTCATACTTAATGTCTATTTGTTTTGAATTCTGGTATGGCCATGTTGATTCTAGTTGTAATTAAACTTTGTGTCTTGCGTTTCTGCCACTTTTGTGTTATTTGAGCCACATAAACTCAATATTACATTGTAACCTTATTGATCACTCCCATTTGCTTTTTGAAATTCCTGTTGTCTGACAGCTTGTTCTACTGTAATAGACCATTCCCCAGTTATCAAATATTGGCAGCAGATGTGGGCTCTTTTTTACCCTAGTTGTCAATATTCATCCTTATATACGGGTGAGCTCTTTACACTCAGTGTATTAATTGATCTATCTATTTCT includes these proteins:
- the SF3A3 gene encoding splicing factor 3A subunit 3 isoform X2, producing the protein METILEQQRRYHEEKERLMDVMAKEMLTKKSTLRDQINSDHRTRAMQDICVPMSVEFEELLKARENPSEEAQNLVEFTDEEGYGRYLDLHDCYLKYINLKASEKLDYITYLSIFDQLFDIPKERKNAEYKRYLEMLLEYLQDYTDRVKPLQDQNELFGKIQNEFEKKWENGTFPGWPKETSSALTHAGAHLDLSAFSSWEELASLGLDRLKSALLALGLKCGGTLEERAQRLFSTKGKSLESLDTSLFAKNPKTKGTKRDTERNKDIAFLEAQIYEYVEILGEQRHLTHENVQRKQARTGEEREEEEEEQISESESEDEENEIIYNPKNLPLGWDGKPIPYWLYKLHGLNINYNCEICGNYTYRGPKAFQRHFAEWRHAHGMRCLGIPNTAHFANVTQIEDAVSLWAKLKLQKASERWQPDTEEEYEDSSGNVVNKKTYEDLKRQGLL